A stretch of DNA from Synechococcus sp. PROS-9-1:
AACTCCTGGTTGAGACCCTCAGTATCGGAGCCATGAATGTGAATTCAGCGATGGAATTCTTCAGGCGGCGGCGCAACATGGCGGTGGTCACAGGAGCCGATCGCACCGATATTCAGCTCGCGGCACTTGAGGCCTCAACGCAGTGCCTGATCCTCACTGGCGCTGGAGAGCCTCTCCCCCAACTGGTCAATCGTGCCGATGAATTAGAGGTCCCACTGCTGAAGGTTGAGCAGGACACCCTGGCCACCGTTGAAGTGATTGAACAGGCCTTTGGACACGTACGTCTCCACGAAACAGTGAAGGCCACCTACGCCTTCCGACTCGTCGAAGAGCATTGCAACCTAAGTGAATTATTTCGTGCCATTAGCTGAGCGTTTCCGCGACGTTCCACGGAGCACGCTTCTCTCGAGGGGCGCTGCTAGCGTTTGCAATCGCCAGTGGGATGTCATTGAGCCGCTCTCTTGATCTTCCTGCACTCGACAGGGTCGACACGCTTGCCCAAGAACTTGCCCTTCTTCAGGACAAGGGGAAGCGGAGAATTGCCATTCTTGGCAGCCGCCACGTGCCGGTCGTCGCGATTCACTTAGTAGAACTGATCGCTCGGTCCTTGGCACAAGAGGGACATACGTTGCTGACCTCTGGCTCTCAGGGTGTGAATGCAGCCGTGATTCGGGGTGTCTTAGCCGTTGATCGAGAGCGACTCACCGTGCTGCTCCCACAGAGTCTCGATCGACAAGTCCCTGAAATTCGTGACCAGCTGGATCAGGTTCTCCATCTAATCGAAAAGCCTGAGCATGATGATCTGCCATTGCCCATTGCCAGCAGTCTTTGCAACCAAGAAATCATTAACCGTTGTGATCAATTGATCTGTTTGGCGTTTCATGACAGCGAAACGCTGTTGGCCAGTTGTAGAAACGCAGAAGACATGGGGAAAGTAGTCAGTCTTCTGTTTTTCGACTAATGATTGTGATCCATTCAGTGGAGCACGTCCAGCTGAGTGTCTTCCAGTCTCATCATTCAGATGCCGTTGTTCAAGATCAAGGCTGAGTTTGAAGCAGGCAATGTTCAAACAAAAACGGCACTTTGAGTGGAGGGGTACCTCCCAGCATCACCTTCACACTGCCCACCGTGCCAACGAGGATTGATCACTTGGCCGGTTAAGCCGATTGAAGAAGAACCTTCAGGCCTTCCAAATACAAAATGCCC
This window harbors:
- a CDS encoding DNA recombination-mediator protein A yields the protein MSLSRSLDLPALDRVDTLAQELALLQDKGKRRIAILGSRHVPVVAIHLVELIARSLAQEGHTLLTSGSQGVNAAVIRGVLAVDRERLTVLLPQSLDRQVPEIRDQLDQVLHLIEKPEHDDLPLPIASSLCNQEIINRCDQLICLAFHDSETLLASCRNAEDMGKVVSLLFFD